TCTTACATAACGTTACCTAAACAAAATCTGTACTCCAAGAACAATtacgataaaaaaaaaaataggtCTGAGAATCGAAACTATGTAAGTATGTGAATGCAAACGCTTCTAGCTACATTTCACGTCATTCTGGTTTGGTCTGCATTTTTCGTAATTGTGTCAAATACAGTATGGTTTTGGCCTAATAAAACAGGAGAAACGAACACACTGGGTCATGCTCTAAACACCTCCCCCTTTGACATTTGatgacatttacaaaatacgcAGTTTTTCTGCTCCTCCATATACACAAATAATATGGGCATCTGTCTTAGCTCTTGGTAGCAGACAGATGTCTGTGTCTCTCAGCGCAGAGCAGCAGATGTGCCTCATCTGGCTGATATCAGAAAAGGAAGCTCTGGTTTACAGATCTCACGCTATAAAGATCCCATTGTCTCATTCTGAGATAAACATCCCATAAAACAGGATGCTGTAGAGTTGATGCTTTTGTTGACGTTCAACACCGATGACAACGGGCGACACTGACATGGGATACTGTGAGATCTGCTCAAGACTGAATCACCGTCTTGCATAAGCAGCATCTCCCTCTGGCTCTCTTTGGTTATGTGTCATAGACATACAATCTGAGACCAAAtacacacatttttccactctttctctcttttccatAAGATTCCttaatacaacacaaaaactATTGCGAAATCTTTATATGAATTAAGCCTCATCTGACGTTAAGGGCTCATAATTAAGTCTTTCTTTGGACTAAAAACGTCCAGACAGGCTTCCCAGAACACAGAAGACTTTGATGGTGACAGATGGTGTGGCACTTGGGCTGTAGACGCAGCAAATAAACAAGAGAAGCTCGCCGGGCCGCAGCAGGTGGAGAGAGAGGTGCGATCCATCACGGCATCACGGCAACCCGGCAGTCTGATGTCCTGCTGGGGTACTCGCACACATCTGTCACGGAACCAAGACCGCTGCAGAAACTCCTGGGACCGGCGGACTCGATCAACACCTCTCTGCCTGTTAAAGGAAATCTCTCCTACCTGTGCTCAAAACTGAAAAACTTTTGCCTCAATTGGGAAAAAAACTGTCACTGGTTTAATTAAATAAGTAATGTCTCTATTTGCTAcaattgatttttatttcataaacaaTACACTGTGGTAAAGTTTCTTTTTCTAGGCAAGACTTTAAGATGCAGATGCAAAAGGAATATCAATGCAAAGCTGATTGATAAGAAAAAAAAGTGTTGCCTTGTCCCTCAGTTTGTAAGAAACAGGTAATAACTGTGTGTTCACCTTCAGTGAATGTCTATAAGGCAATGCATACATCAAAATAAACATGTCCAACACGGTTAACTATACTATTTTAAACTTTACAGTATACGTTTTACCGTCAGTGTGATAAAATCCCTCAATAACCATCTGTGCAGGTTATATTCCATATTTCTCCATAATATAACTGCCATGACGATATAAAAACTAGGTTACCTTAGTCTGATGCATGCAAGAATACCAGAAAGAATTGGTTTGCATTGACAGAAAATCCACCCACAGAAATTATGTATTTAATCTGCCAGTacaatgtgtgcgtgtgtgcgtgtgtgtccacCCTCACATTAGTCTGCATTCTCAAAGTTTGTGTGCATGAGGGAATTAAGAGATGTACATACTCACTCATGCAAAAATAACCTGCTTCATGCGCTCTTGCACATCATACATATTAACATAACAATGCTCATACAGTAACAAATGACCTAAATACTCATATCTTTAATGTAACATATAAATACATTGGAGGTTTATTGAGAATCTTTAAACAATATACTAGACAAAACATGTGAGAAGAGCAGTGGGCGTGGAAATGTGTGTTGAAGTacactgtacagtatgtcactAGTCATGTGTCAGATAAACAGAGCAAACCAGCAATGCACCCTTCAAACCGCATCAACATAGACACAATAAAAGCACCGCTGAATACACAGTTTTAACATCTAATCATCATCTTACAGGGCTTttatctttaaaatgttttatccttattCAAGACTAAACTGTTCTTTACACTGCGTACAGACATTCACTGGCTACTGGCTCCCTCTAACGGTCACAATTGTAACATGCTCATTTCAACATCCTTTCCCAGTTTGCTCTAGCTGTTTTGTACTTTTGAAAACCTCGCTTCATCTTGACTAGGGCCCAAATACTTAGATTTTAGACAATGTTTAGACAACATTTACATTGTAAACTTCAATAGTTAATTATAAAGATTATGAAGACACGTACAATAATTGtatcaatttacttaaaaaagtgGTGAGCATcgacatgaaataaaaattaaaatcgGCATAAACATACAACCTGtatcttttatcatttacacaAAACTCAGCAGCGTCTTggttgtaatgtaaatgtaacaaaaacattatgtaATGGCGCCCTCTTGTGGTCATAGACTATATGACAGAACAAACGCTCTATACTTGTCTGATGTTCTGAGTATGAACTAGCGATACTTAGCATAAATAAATAACGTCACGTTCAAACCCAATTTGGCATTTAAGCAACGTGGCAAAATCACACTGAATCGACAcctttacatttttgcatttatttgtgtcGTACTATGTAAATGTTATGTGTGTAGGATTTTGTTACTTACGGAAATAGGGGCTGTAGGTTCTCTGAGGTTAAAGATCCAGTTTCTGTGTTTCACCGTCAAGTTGGTAAAACGCTCAACacttatttataaatacaaacgaAAGCATTcgctgtttgtttattaaaaagctacttaagtatttgtaatttgtaaacAGTTTCCGGTTTAATTGACGTCGCCATCTTTTTTTCTCATCGTCGCTGTCACTATGGATACAGGTATTCTCGGCTATCGCGAGAATAAATATGACGTCCTGATAactatttgtttattcatacaaattCGAGTTGCTGCTGTTAGTAAGTACAGTTATTAATCACAAATACTTGTCTTGATCGGGTGCATTGGGACTCAAATAATAATTGGTTTGCAAATTTTAATACAGCTCTCGTCTGACCCCTGGAGGAAGACAACATCATTGTATCATGAACAGATGGGTTTGAATCAGTTTAATTACTGATCATTTCAAAGTGCAGTGCAATACAGTTTAGATATTTTAAGCATATATTTCAATTAAACTCTGCTTTTAAGAACCGTTTCTGAAAAAGTACTTCATGGAACTGAAAACATACAAGCTGCCACAAGCAGGGCTCATGAAGGCAGCCCAATAGATTGCATAACTCgcacacaaaatacacaataaatatttctagaataatacaaaatactacAGAAACTTGATGCCTTCAGTGGTTTGTATGAGAAGTAGTAAATACTAAATTGTATGTATTAGTAAATTGTAGAATACTGTAGTAAATTGTATGTTCACCTTCATATGCATTAAAAGTCTTTCATGGTGCTCATGGTCTTGGCACTCTCACATTTTTTCAGCTATGATTGTGATGTTCCTTCATTCCTAAAGAACGTGGCGAGGAGAAATGGGTGCCCTTGCCTCCTGCAGATAGAGAAATGACACACTTGAGTTTAAAGGACAGAATCATAAGgctttatgaaaataaaacatcatcTTTTGGTTGCACCCCAACTGGGTTATAAATTCTGACACGTTTCCGTACATTATTTAAATGCCACAAGATGTCAAGCCTATTTACTACAATTTCTTTAACAAATGTTGACATggtaaaacatttattcatcatttatttcattattttgatCAAGTGAAACGTGATAATCAGAACATAAACatacaatttatatttattttaaatgcacacaATTGACATTTAGTGTTTATCAACAATCTCAGTCCGAATCcatttttcatcttttctcACTTTATCTGCATGAATGTGCATAATTAAGGCTGATATGTGCATAATACCTCAAAAACACAACCTTTACCAGCTCAACATGAGGAGAAAATCAAACTATAAACATATTTCAGTAAATATCCACACAGAGTGGTTGTTACTTGTTTAAAACATTACGACTTAAATTCAACTGAGTCCAGTTGTTGAAGAGTCAGGTTTTAAATCTGCTCATCTGATCTGTGGTCTCCTCGCTTGCTTTCATTACTTCGAGAGATTTCTCAGTCGAACCTTCAACTTCCAGTCCGGCGGCCTGCTGGTCGACTGTAAACTGGTCATATTTGTAACAGTGCCGCAATTCACTTGACTCATCATCCACTGTGTCTTCATCATCGCTGTAGCAAAAATCAGAGAGCATGGCTTTATATGGATTTGCATTATTACCGTTATCTTCATCAATCGTCATTAACATCGCTGGTCCCACAGAAGTGTCCTGATAACAAATGTCTTCAAAACTTTTCTCTGGGGTTTCATTTTCTGTCCCTGCTTCATTCCCAAAAGTATCTTGCTGTTGGCCAGGCATTAACATATCCTCACTGGTCTCCATGTCACTGTTTATGTCTAAAAAGTATCCTTCTTCCTCTCTGGAAAAAATCTGTTCCGCCATTCTTGGACCTTCCTCGCCCATAAAAGAGAGATCTGTTTTCCCATTGGTTAAAAAGGAAGATGAGTTTTTTATTGAGGTGATATCTGGAATCACCAGAATGGGCAGCATGTCCTGCAGCGTGGGTCCACCAGAATCTTTACATCCGTATGCCCTGGTTGTTGGTGGGGGCCTTTCATCTTTTTTGGTGTGCAGCCTGGGTCTTCCAGTCATACCACTGGAACCGGAGTTTTCGTGGTCAACGTATGCTTCATTGTGGTAGGCTTCTATGAGTGGTATGGAATGTCCTGAATCGACCTGTTGATCACGGAGAAAGGGCATATAAGGACTTCCACGTGTCAAGTTCCACAGATGGGGTCCAGTGGTGATTATAAAGTAGATCAGTGATGGACGTGGGTTGAGAATAACTTAGAACTGTGATACTGTCTTGAATCTTTATTGAGCTTACAAATGAAAGTCTGTGTTTCTTTAACTGTGAGCACTTTTTGTTCTGGGGttcaattgtattttatttacaaacgaTTGTTTAGCCATTGTTCgcattaaaatgaacacaatttcaatatttcaatttttattgcttaaaatgatttaaatacatttttatacacaACTTAACCATTATTTCCACCGTGATTAACAATTTAGGTCATAATTGACTGTTAGTTGGTTTATTACTTTGGTTTAATTTGAACAAATAGTTGACAAGGGGCCAGACCCACAGATAAGGAAACAACTAAATACACTTAcagtaacacacaaacacaatacttGTTGTATCTACATGACACAATAAAGTTATGTAGATCATCAAACACAGGGGTGCTCCATATACTCACTGGTTTAAATGGTGTACCATTTCTATACTGACATACGTTCACATGAGCAACTCCATTTAAACCAGCCTTTCTAGATAGTAAATGACTTTGGGTTTATCAGCAAACACGTCTCACCTTCAAGATGGACACTGAAGAACACGTCTAGCTATTTCATGTCAAGTACTTACCTGTTGGAACCACCTTAAGGTCTTCACGAGAGAAATTAAAAAGAGGGAAGACGAAGAGTCTCTGAATGTTTCAGTTTCAGAATGTTTCCGATCGTGTCTTTGTTATATTTCGGTCATTTTTCAAGTCTGTTTGTTGTTGAAAGTTTTGCAAAACAACCTCCGTCAGAACCTGATGTCTTATTTATGTGGGACCACAAAGGGGGCAGTTTTGACCGAGAATATAACCCTGATGcaaattataaaatgaaaacaatcaaAGCATAGTTTGAAAACTGAAGACTTGAGTTTTCACCTCACAGAATATGGTTTACAAGCATTTAGCACATTTTCAATCAATCCCAAAAATGACAgctattttaaatcattttaaatgtattgcatacctattaaatatgtattagtTCCTAAATAATACCTATTTAGGGAAGACGTTTCTTTATCTCCTGCCTTACTGCATGCTGTAAAAGATCTTCAGCTCAAGGTTCCTTTTGAATTCCTTTGGTATTCAGTATGTTCGATTTAGTAAAGTAGCCCTTACCACATTTGGGTGCTTTCCAAGTGCTATGGCACCCCTCTCTGCTGGATCCTGTCTCTCTCTTCGTCTCTTGATCAGCCAGAGGAAGATGAAAAGGGTTGTTATAGCCACTATCAGAACAAGACCAGCGATGCCCCCAGCCATCCCTGCATTCATGTCTCCAAATAGGCGTTCCTCTCCAAACGGACTTCTGGGAACTGTCGCAGAGTTTAGAGAAGACAAATGTTTGTGCTTTCATTCAAAGCAGTTTACAGCACATTTAAGGTATACAGCAgtatgtccatatttgacccaaaaaTGGGTTGAAAATTCCAGCATGTGTCAGTTTAGAATGTCCAATTAAAGAAATTCccttacattttttcaaaatatttgatACGTTTAAATAGTATTGTTTAAAGATCCACTTTATTAATGGTCCgacatttaatattaatagggaatattatattaaaatcgCAGCTGCATGttccaaatgtataaatgtatcaaTTCATCAAGAAAATATGAATGTGctgtttttaaaattataacaatataAGACCATGAAAAATTGCCATAATCTCCCAAATAACTCTTTTTAGTTATGTTTATAGATTAGAACTTTCACTCTTTACCTGGTTGTCCCCTCTGTAGAACTTCAATGTCCACTGAAGCATGGGCAACCTCACCTGATTCTTCATCTGTTGCAATCACCTGTGACAAAAGAGGTCATTACATCATCAGTGATGTCAAAAGTCTTCATGTTGCTTCTTTATATTTTCACGATGCTTAAAAACGTTTGCCGGTCAATGTAGATGATGTAGATGCTCTTGCTTGTCTGTATATAGCTAAGGCGCATGTACAGTTGCTGTGAGGTCATATAGTCATACACATCCATTAGTGTCACCTCCAGGATGTGGCGATCAAAGGCTCTCAGCCGGTCGGTCTTGGCGATCACAATGCCATCCTGAGTGATGTCATACAGTTTATGTCTGCCTGTCATGGGCTGGAGCGTGTAGTGAATTGTTGGATTTATTccctgcaaaaaaaagaaaaaacgaatGAAGTCTACAAATCCACCATTGCATTTATTAGAGTCCGTTTATCTGAATTCATAGGTGGCTATTGTTtagaaatcaaattaaaaagtaTCAATTTGtcaaaagaaatgttttcaCTGTACATCTCTGAAGTCTCCGTCAATGGCCTGGACCACCAGGACTTGATTCCCATATGTAGTGACCAGTGTAGCAGGACTGGAGTTCTCGATAAGAAACCCTTTGTAGATGGTTTTGTTGAAATACGGAGCAAAGCGGTTTTCGGATATCACGTGCACCAGCGCCGTTGTCACTGAATATTTCTTTGGGTCGTTCGCCTGTGCAGCCTGTAAGAGTTCGCGATGGTGAATATGACAAACATTGAATTTTTTTTCCCTTATTGTCTCACAAAATGTATTGTCCTTTTCATATAAAGATGATGAATTATTGCTGAAAAGTGCAGGTAATGTTGTTCACAAACAAAGACACTGTAAAGCCGTACCATTATGCGAAGCCTGAATGAAGGGGTTAGGAGCCTGTTTTCCACACGGTGCTTTAGTGTGATCTCTCCTGTTTGATTGACGATTGTAAATCTGCCATTGTCATcacctgtgattttttttatttcaaccaATGCAAATCGATTAGTCCATGCAACATATCAATCTAAAT
The nucleotide sequence above comes from Triplophysa rosa linkage group LG24, Trosa_1v2, whole genome shotgun sequence. Encoded proteins:
- the cdhr5-rs gene encoding cadherin-related family member 5 isoform X1 → MLTPWRMFLWQMALNIFYHIAKASLCLGGQDIFATVRENSPTGEFIANLSINGDLGANSIRLCLTGDDADWFYLEGRTIRLNSSLSKALDREVLGSVLIAVLTCYENETIRSRYRILVEILNENDNMPHFLEDTIQPRFISELMAVNSMAFTVKAKDADEDTITYVTDTSSPDASYFRIDLPNSGMVILDKPLDFETKSQLQVVIHAVEMNTKEKYSTTATVTVNVLDGDDQYPQFLPCSPVYEDGDHTICTNPIYTVNITETDEDIVLYFSPGPIHAEDGDKDIQTPLVYSILSGDDNGRFTIVNQTGEITLKHRVENRLLTPSFRLRIMAAQANDPKKYSVTTALVHVISENRFAPYFNKTIYKGFLIENSSPATLVTTYGNQVLVVQAIDGDFRDGINPTIHYTLQPMTGRHKLYDITQDGIVIAKTDRLRAFDRHILEVIATDEESGEVAHASVDIEVLQRGQPVPRSPFGEERLFGDMNAGMAGGIAGLVLIVAITTLFIFLWLIKRRRERQDPAERGAIALGKHPNVTLRWFQQVDSGHSIPLIEAYHNEAYVDHENSGSSGMTGRPRLHTKKDERPPPTTRAYGCKDSGGPTLQDMLPILVIPDITSIKNSSSFLTNGKTDLSFMGEEGPRMAEQIFSREEEGYFLDINSDMETSEDMLMPGQQQDTFGNEAGTENETPEKSFEDICYQDTSVGPAMLMTIDEDNGNNANPYKAMLSDFCYSDDEDTVDDESSELRHCYKYDQFTVDQQAAGLEVEGSTEKSLEVMKASEETTDQMSRFKT